caatcccttctctatCTCTTTGACGTTTGGAAATTCTATCGGAACAGTTAGagggaaaaaaattggaggaatctcagggaaccgctagagatgctgctattgttggctgaagacacgtgagcccgcttagaggtaagggatgagttattcacaattgggaattagtgagaacatgtgtagggatccttagaaatatcaattggaatgggttttggggtgtttttgcaattttcattttatctttataattattacagtgaattatatatgtttaacataccaattgttgtgaaattgatatgctattgtgttgagcgtgaaccctataaatcgagtactttttctaattaatatgaattgatgaaataaagtaaggagaaatttagagagatattgattttgtattttctctttttcttgctgtttaggtttttatatataatttaaaaaattaatatcataattgaaattgaccaaagtgttcatataattatttagaatttgtgcattgaaagcttactttgtaacttgtgattcaatatgatgtatgctagtttatatatagagagaggtagttatttatattaataatttatgtaaataatattgtagagtgttatagtatgattccaaaaattattaagtgttggagtttgagaatattatggttaaatttgatgaacatgtgtatgttgtaccttatgaatatcattgggaatgttatgagatgattgatgtgatgttatgagatgttaaagtgtggacatgatattcgattgtgaataagtggatgtgttaacacttgatgttacattaattatatcgtgagttatgaattatacaatagcccgaccagtgtttatgcgtagtgttaaagagaaagtgtatgttcctagttaggaaccagtgttaaattgtagcgcaattgtgttaaacatgtttgaaacatgagtgtgaggtcgtggtattgtataattcatgagcagtgcttataaataaaatatgtgatgaattatggaatgatatgttgccttgagattataatattgttattgagattgagtaaaagtgtaaagtagaacaggtgttgaattgtgaaatacgtgaaaacatgtgatggtggattgtgacattatgagatgtgaaattgtgaatgagttttggttgtgaataagtgtgtgattaactcttgatgcgacattatttgtgttgtaagctttgaattgtacaataacccgaccagtgttatcttgagaaaagtgcaaatgcgcagtgttaaagagaaagtgtaggtttcctatttaggaaccagtgttaaagagaaagtgtatgTTCTTATTTAGGAACCAacgttaaattgtagcgcaatatgttgtacgtgcttaagacacgagtgtgaggtcgtgggtattgtataattcactagcagtgtctgtgtgctaaaatgattttaggggttggacctaaatcaggagggagaggccctgacggactcttcagagtgtaggccttgggggtcaccgggtttgactgctcctttaagcctatgctgatcccatatggttggagcattctcgcaaaatatcgtgaccctgactgatcTCCCTAtaatcttacttagtgagagtgacctggcaaacccattgtgtggtgtgtcttgttatgtactccaaAGCGCcctagggtggtttttcactgacatggtaccacattgcatgtaggcttgagtcttagcataattgtctcatgcgcttgctaattgtttattatgaaattgaggtgttattatgtcttgatcagaacgtgtgattcttgtgtaatgcgattgatgattgaaaagtgtgattgatggatgaaaagtgaattttgaataacaaagtgatgaaataatgtgagatatgctaagtaaattgtatttggctactatatgttgttttgtttctctctagtagttaggaatgtgataactcactcccggtttgctgtttgtATTTGggtcctgtgatgatcttgaaccttgtgttcgggggagcagatggctAGGTGAAGTTCTTAAAGGAACCTTGTActgaaggacgtcgagacacaatgctctgataagatgtgacaatggggcataagttttatattaattgcataatgttagtctattttattttatctcactgatttaacaaaatatttttgaaaattttgacggccttgtttcgagccgaatatatttttaataagttttaattgataatagtgaagtgaatgtaaaccttttacccgtgtgaatttggttaccgatattttttttatatattttatttatttatatgtcagggtagagggtgtcacaagaaCTGCCTTCGTACACGTGAATTTACAAAATTGCCATTGCGTCTCTATCCCTACAAAGACGGTGAGTAAAAAACATCATCGTtctctttatttaattacaGTTATGCCACCgtgacacattctaagacggttcattagaaccgccttagaatgtgcatcgtaaaattgtcttttttagtagtgaaacctatatatattttgtaactcctatcaaaaacaatttataaaaataaattgaaactttcattttctaacttttacaaaaatgagatgtttattaaacaaaattgagccttttttaagacaaaattgagacttttaatttaaaattacaaattaacctTGGAATGTAGGAAATCATTATTCGATTACAAATGTTACAAGAAGTGCAAAAGAGAGGACAAAACTATCATATTGTAACACAAAACATCTTGCATTTTGCATTTGGTGTCCAATAGCGTGTGTTTGGTGGAATCGAAATAGCAAAGAGCAGGAAGGAAGGTACGCGGAAGTGTACATAAATCTTCACTCTTTTGAAGTTTGGCATACTAGAAATATCCAAggaagtttttgaaaaaacatggGTCCCACCACCAAGCAAAAATTTTGTGCCAAATTGTGAAGAGAAGGGACAAAGTGAACCAGCAATTGTGAGAGCAACGCAAAGACTTGCTATCCATTTATCACGCACCCCAATCAAGAGTTTACACCCTCTTGCACTTGTTGTTGGTTCTcgtgataatattaattttttattcaattttttatttcattttttatctacTAAACAACTTCAATTCAAACATTTCTTTTCTATTATACTTTATTTCTCTTATACTAAACAACCtttatttttactctatttcTTACATATTTTTGTTCTTACCTTTTCTCACTTAGTTTATATTTGCAAGGAAATGAAACACCTAACAAAAAAGTCAAGGGATTTGAAAGATCAACATCTGTTGTGTAATTTGATAAGGacctaatataaaattatgtaatcTAATAGAGATCTCATAGAGTGTTCTAAAATTTGATAGGGACCTAAAACACACTTCATAATTATAATTGCAAAATAGTAGACCTCATACATAGATTACTACTTCCATAAAATGTCATTACTAAACTTGTTCTTACAAACTTGTTCTCACAATAACTGAACACCAAACCACAACCTTAAATTTGATCACAACACAATTTGAATCAGTGCATCTCAAAGAACAACAATACAACAACACTTTACATCATCTACTTAATTTCAAATACAATGGTGGTGATAGCACACACCAAATCCTAAAGGAAGACCACAATGCATCCTAGGACCTTCACCttcaccctctttctttcaATGCTTGCATGATGCTTTgctgtttcttttttttcatatttcttcAACACCTTCAGCATATCCCTGGGATTGAGCCTCTTCTCTCACAAGCATCTTCTTCAAGTCTTGTACTTATTCATCATACAAACAAATTATTTCCTCGTGTGATGCAAGTTTCTGTTCAGTTTCTATAACCTTATGCTTTTGCTCCTCCAATTGTGAAAGATAAGGATCTTTACAATACTTCCAGAACcttggtttaaatatattttgaaatcatTATCCCAAACCCACAATTTACATCTTCTATCTTCTTGCATATTATACAACAACCACTAAGAACcttaaaacaaaacataatagAAATTAAGACACAACAAAAATCAACTATGTCAAAAGTAAAAATTTCTTACATTCCACTTAGCATATGTCCAGAAATATCTTGTCTAGATGTTTCTTGGTTCAAGATGTTAGTTGAATCATCGGCTTGTTGCACCAATAATGAACACAAAAGGACCCAAATGATGAAGAAGGACCCAAATGACCAAAAGGAAAAATCTTTTGATGTTCACTTTTAATGTTCAATAAAGATTTTGCttggtaattttatttaattttattcacaatataaattaaatacctAGTTTCATTGAATATAGAAGGACtgtatctatatttatatatccaTGTATCTTAGGATAAGTAACTCCTTCTATGTCATTTGTTGAGCAActttttttcctctcaaatttctctttcttcattctttttttgcACATATGTGTTGGATTTAAAACTCAAAAAGATGAATTCAgataagggaagaaaaaaaaatagataatcatAACATGCAAAAAAAGAAGTATCACTATTATTGaagatcaaaacaacaaaatacaaAGTGTGGGTTCATAACTCGGATGGCACTTAACCCTTATAACTAACTCCCTTACATAAGATTGTAGCAGACTTAGATAGAAATAACAGAAAATGGTTACAAACAGAACTTGTTATCTAAACCATttagtaactaactaactaaacaAACTAGATGATACATCCTTAGATGTGATTGGAAGCTCCAATGGGTAGAAGAAAATTTCAACATAAAGGACTAGACTAGAtgatactttaaaaaatttgttgtcACTCATTGTTCTGTTTTTCCCTCCCAACAATAATTTTTCCATACACATAAGTTAGGATTCAAacttatataataagtttaaaaaaaccttattaTTATCAAGGAATCGAACCCCAACCACTTGAACTAACCTTTATAGGGGTACATTTCTTGAcgattaataagataaaaaaatttgtcattCTATTAGCCAAaacttactattattattattaatattttctttcatttaatattcatattataatttttatattcaaaataaaatgaactaatgttttattaaatatattttcatttattcaaCAACATCTTTACATATagtgtatatttaaaatttaccttcatattttaaattaaaaaataaaaattaaacttttatttataaatctaTTGGCCAAATCATTGTTGTCATCATGTTATCGTCGATTGGCCAAATCATCcccatcatcattatcatcatcatcatcatcattattattatcgtTATTGTGTAATCAAGGGGGTAAACACTAGGAAGATTTACATCATGAACAACCACATAAATGAACTTGACATCATACCTTAATCTAAAATCTTAAGGTTCATGTTTATGGGTCTATCCTTCACTTTTATAGTGTTTAACCTTCCCATTTCTACACGATATGAGAATTCACCTCATACTTATACTCCAACAATCATCATTGTTGTCATCGTCGTAataatatattcataatttattatatcattgtaatattatatattatttatgttttatattaaatatttattattatgtcttttatttataaaaaatatattctatgataaaaataaaaaattattgtagttTAATCtacatgatatttattttttctttaaatatttaatataataatatactcaatattatataaaaagtatgttattattatattaattgaatgataaaaatttaattttattgtatattgATAACTATTATGTCActacatattaaaatatatatctactaacatatatttttactaaTCAAAACATAATAGTCAAAtacattaaaaagttataataatataaaaattataaatcataaacTTAATACCCTGTAGGAAGcaagataattaattagttgttaGTATTTGTAAgatatttaatgattttgataatttagtactaaaaaatttatactcctattataaatttgaatcatcatatTACATAAAAGTGTTTTTAATAACTTGTTTTAGATGAAAGTGTTTTTAAGAGTTATTATCACATTGCACTGAGTCGtgtttcattttctaattttatatattgattGTTCGTCTTttttaatctatctttttcaaatttatttctaaactaaattttgaaattatatttatattgcaatataataattgacaatattttaaaaaaatgtattgaaaattctaagaaaataaaatgttatgagtgaaatatatagttatttttaataatacgtGTAAAAAATGGTAAGAAAATATTTgcataaatataatttgaaacAAGTATGCATTGTATGCTATAATTCATGCTTTTAgtcattcaaattcaaatattaatcatGTAAAATTGTACAAGTTAAACCAGAACATTTGTTACTAATTTGAATgtaaaactaagaaaaataataacaacaataaagtgaaatagttatttttaataatatgtttcAAAAACTTATAAGAAAGTATTTTCGTAAAAATAATGTGAAATAAATATGCTAAATTCATCTAGccatttaaatattaatcacGTGAAAAATGTATAAGTTAATTCATGACACTAGTTACTAATTTGAATGTGAAATAGTTATTTTCAATCACATGtttcaaaaacttaaaaaaattataaaaacaatttgaaagaataatgatataattcatcttatttaacaatttaaataTGACTTAATATCGAGTTtggtttttttagtttatttaaagtattcaattaagtccttaattttttgaatatgtaattgaatcctttatttttttaaattttattcaattacatCCTTTCCCTACAATTAAGAAGAATGTTGTTAGATTGTATATTTCAGAGGTTTTTATTCATGAATATTGGTGATTTTTAATTgtcactaaaatttattattatttttaaattaagaaaataaccGTTGTCTCCTCTCCATCCCTACATAAACCTAATCCTctcatttagaaaaaaaaaaagttgctcaTCCCTTCTTCAACACTGTGGACAGCGGCACAACCGCAAGAGCCACGGTGGATTGACTGCTTGAGGGGGAATAAAATGCTTAATATTTTCTGATAAGAATTTTAATGTTGTTATtgagaataataatatttaattagataagatttgatagaaaaatatataatataaaataagctGTATTTGGAAATTCAATCACGTGATTAAAAGCCATGTGCTCAACCAGCTGAGCTAAGACggatttaatatgaaaattcaaTTATTCCTGATTAATTTGTCTTTATGCTCAATCATATCTAAATTCTTAGTTCTTGCCAAAACCCTGAAGGAAGAAGAACCCAAAACTTTGGGCAACAagaggcacaaaattttattattatgaagtGAGAAACTCCTCAGAGATGTTTGTTGCATCCCTTGCTTGCTCTTGCACTTATCCCTCCCTTTTGTTGCGATCTTTGTGTCCCACATTTACTTCGTGGTCTTATCAGCTCAAGCAACTCAACAGAAAGAAGAATCGCATTTTGGCATCCATCAATGGTAACAGTGCCTACGATGTGGGCGGAGGATATCCGGAATTGGAGCAGAATCAGAATGGAAAGTTGCATTCAGACATGTCTTCTCAACGCGAAGCCCTCCTTAAAGGAGGGGACCAAGTCATCTCTGTTTTGGAGGAAATGATTACCCTTGTAAGTTACTTGTTACTTGTTATTGTTACTAGGAGAGAATTCTGATGTGTATTTTGTATAGCTGGCGTTATTGTTTTTTGAGAAATTGAAACAAAAGATTGTCTGTAACAAAAAGAGTAGAAAAAATGAGCTCCCATTATTAAATCCCGTGTAACCCACTCTCTTAGATGATATTAGAGCCCATCGGGCTGCTATCCACCACCCGTAGATGTCTAGTCCTGTCAAACTTGCTCTAGATGTCCAGTACTCCGCGTGAGGAGTGTGTGTTGGAGGTCGTGCATTGTCTAGAAATATGGCCTAATAAGTTTATATAAGCGGTGGATAACTATCATCTTATAATTCGgttttgtaggattgagttaGACCCATAACCCACTTTCTAAGAGTAACACAAATCTCTTCTATGTTATggtttattttttcattgacCCAATAGTGTCCATACACTTTTTTGATTTGAAGGTACTTTTAATAgatttctccttttcttttgttacattttctttttggtttttctctcAAGTGGCTCATAAGTATCTTTTCTTTCAGGGGCTTCTAATGTTAATGTATGATATAAGTTTCTAGTGGTTATGTTTATTTCCCAGTGGAGGGAAAGAAGGAGGCTATGCATGCCAGCCATGTAGATTTTCTTGCTGAAGATAActgattatatatatgtgtgtgttagTTTTTACACAATTATGTGCAGCAtgcagtttttcttttttctgaaaatatttattgttcttGGATCTTTGCATGACACGTAGTGAATCCTAGTGTGTGATGTTGTAACGATTGCATATTAagtttatttgtataaatttgtATCCAGTTGGAAGACATGAATATGGACGAGGAATCTGAGAAAGTGGCAGTGGAGTTGGCTGCGCAAGGAGTTATTGGAAAGAGAGTTGATGAGATGGAGTCTGATTTCATGATGGCCCTTGACTACATGATCCAGCTTGCCGAGAATGACCAGGATGATAAGGTATGATTATAACTTGTTTAGTTTAAGTTAGAAATCTACATGTTCTGTTCCATCGAGAAAGTTTTTGTTtgcaattatatttttgtgacaAATCTACATTTGGATCCTTTATTGGAAACATATTAATGTTTTcatgctttgtttttttaaagaaactgTCAACCAATTAGGTTTCACCTTAGGTATGACTTTTAGTGAAAAACCTTTACACTGTTAgtacattctaattaaattcttttcttAATGTGAGTCTTATTGACTGCAGTTATTATGCTACATATTAGAACTCATATAAGCGCACAAATATTTGTCCTTGCTGTTAGAACATATCAATGGGCTACTTTTTGTCCTTCAACCACTCCCTGCCCGTAAAATTTTACTTGATTGTTGTTTAGTAAGTAGTATCCTTTAATTGATGATTGCTATTCCATAATTTTCTATGCTGGTGAGCAATGAAACTGATGAAGTTGTGATTGGGAGTTAACTGCTTATGTATTTCCAATTATTGGATTCAGCGCAAGTCACTGTTGGAAGTTATCAAAGAGACAGTATTATCACATCTAACCAAAAAATGTCCACCCCAGGTAAGGAACTTCTTTGAGCTACTTCTTAATCATTTTTCTGACTGAAGGACAGCTCCAGATTTTATCTTTTACATCAATGTGGAATTTTTCCCTTCATCTTTTAGGTTCAAGTAATTGGTCTTCTATGTAGAACTCCAAAAAAGGAAAGCCGACATGAATTGTTGCGCCGAGTTGCAGCTGGTGGCGGTGTATTTAAAGGCGAAAATGAGTTGAAGATTCATATCCCATCAGCAAATCTAAATGACATAGCTAACCAAGCGGATGATTTGTTGGAGGTATTTATAAAAACTTCAAGCATTATATAAATTTCCAGGTCTTTCTTGAAGTCTTTTAAACTTCAAACACTCATACTCGGTGACTATTTgattgtttttatattaatgatgAGAGCAAAGTGCTGTTAAATCCTTGAGATTGTCCTAAATTGCATTTTCCTCTTTTCCTACTTGTCATGATTTGATTCTCAAAATGCTCTTTACCATCTTATTGTTGTGTATTTCCATTTTGCACCTGCAAATTGTTTGAGTCAAACTACATATTTATTAGTTGCTTTCTGATATCATATCATTGTGTCATGTACCTTACAACTTGATCTTTGACGAACAATGCAGATTCCTTTACATATATAGAGAGTAGTTGACACTTGACATTGTTCAAGTTCTAGATGTTCAATTTTTGGgctataatgatatatatacttggatttatttcttattccatccatttctgttctttattaaattatgcCCATGTCTTTCAAGATAAGCTTCTTTAATTCTTATTGCTACTGTCTGGTTAAATGTTTGGTGCTGGGCCATATCTTTGCAGGCAATGGAAACTCGTCCTGTTATCCCAGATCGAAAACTACTTGCAAGGCTTGTTTTGATCAGAGAAGAAGCTCGTGATATGATGGGAGGGGGAATTATGGACGAAAGAAACCATCGTGGATTCTATACTCTTCCTCAGCCTGAGGTATGTTGATCTGTAGTTTCCATCTTGTGATCTTAACATGGTTACCTAACAGTATTTCATTTTCATCTGATTTTACCCTTTGTTGCTAAAAGGGCTTGGAAATCAAAACTACATAGATATTGTCTTTCATTGTCAGAAATACTGTCTTGGCATCTTTATAACTGTTGGCAGTGCAGGTGGACTTCTTAGCCAAATTGGTAGCTCTAAAACCTGGGAAAAACGTGCTTGATATGATAAGAAATGTAATGCAAGGAAAAGATGAAGGTGCAGACAAATCTGGCAATGACAATGAGGATGACACTACCAATGGGGAGCCAGCTGAATTTCTTGGAAGGGTGGGTTGATTGCATGCTTGTGTGCTATTTAACTTTGGAATGTgttatgcatgcatgcatgcgaATTATAGTCACTGACTTAATCGAATTGAAAGCTTATTTAACTTGTCTGTGATGATATGCAGCCACTAGTAACGGGAGAGAAGACACTTCCAGTGCGCCCTGGCATGTTTCTTGAGACTGTCTCCAAGGTAGTGCTACATTTTGCTTTTTGTGTTGAATGGTTTGCTTTGAAGCCAAGTGGACCAAAAATCCCTTTAAGCTATAAAATATTTAGTCCACTTGAAAATTTCACCATTGGGAAACCTGCACTTTTTTACTGTGATATTTTCTCCCATATTCAGTTTTTGTTGAACACTCTGATTGTCACATTAGATTGAAATGTTCTTTTTTTGTCTATGcatttcaaattaatgtttttcaATTCTTGTCTTACCAGGTCTTGTCTGGTTTATATGCTGGAACAGATTCTGGCATCACTGCACAACATTTGGAGTGGGtatattctctttctctctatagATTCATAAATGTTTCTATTTCCAAGATCAATGTCCTGTGGTGCCTGTACTATAAGGAGAAATTATTGTATGATTTAGGATCACCACATGTTCATGGTCCCGGCCAATTTCCATGTGACACGTAATTAAGTTTTGTTAACTCTTTATCATTGAAAAACTCAACTACGTCAGGTGGAGATTGACCGGGATCATGGATGTGGTATTTCCAAACCGTATAATAATTTCTCGTACTATAGCTCTCTGGAAAGATAAGTGTCATCCCTTTTTCTTCAGAATTTTCATTTAatctttgtattttcttttggaATTTAATTAGCCAACCTTTAGTTAAACTTGTTTAACCTAAGGAGGATAATTTGGTGCTGGATTGAGATCAGCTTCTTAGAGCACTTAGGGCTATTGCCAGTTGTTTGTTTCTGTATTTGacttaactattttaaaagtaaCTCGTTTTCCATATGACTGTTAATTGCAATTACAATTGAAGTCTATGGTAAACAACACC
The Glycine max cultivar Williams 82 chromosome 16, Glycine_max_v4.0, whole genome shotgun sequence genome window above contains:
- the LOC100795042 gene encoding protein PEP-RELATED DEVELOPMENT ARRESTED 1, chloroplastic; the encoded protein is MFVASLACSCTYPSLLLRSLCPTFTSWSYQLKQLNRKKNRILASINGNSAYDVGGGYPELEQNQNGKLHSDMSSQREALLKGGDQVISVLEEMITLLEDMNMDEESEKVAVELAAQGVIGKRVDEMESDFMMALDYMIQLAENDQDDKRKSLLEVIKETVLSHLTKKCPPQVQVIGLLCRTPKKESRHELLRRVAAGGGVFKGENELKIHIPSANLNDIANQADDLLEAMETRPVIPDRKLLARLVLIREEARDMMGGGIMDERNHRGFYTLPQPEVDFLAKLVALKPGKNVLDMIRNVMQGKDEGADKSGNDNEDDTTNGEPAEFLGRPLVTGEKTLPVRPGMFLETVSKVLSGLYAGTDSGITAQHLEWVHRKTLQVLQEIAYG